The following are from one region of the Bacillus methanolicus MGA3 genome:
- a CDS encoding APC family permease, protein MSISMLKKILIGKPLKTSELGEQKLNKLKALAVLSSDALSSVAYGTEQILIVLATINVVAFWYSIPIAIGVLVLLTALILSYRQIIYAYPHGGGAYIVSRSNLGENPGLIAGGSLLVDYILTVAVSVSAGTDAITSAFPGLHNFKVIIACLLVVFITILNLRGVTESASVLAYPVYLFVFALLLLIGVGTWKIATGQVPADLHTPIGTAVPGISLFLLLRAFSSGCSALTGVEAISNAVPNFKEPAAKNAANTLLMMGVILAILFSGITFLAYWLGIVPKAEETVVSQIASEIFGRNLLYYFIQGTTALILVLAANTGFSAFPLLAVNLASDKYIPRMFLIRGDRLGYSNGIITLGIASIMLIIAFRGEVEHLIPLYAVGVFIPFTLSQSGMIVKWLREKPAGWLYKLTVNLIGALISLTVVIIFFTTKFSQVWSVLIFLPVIVFVFHRIKHHYEAVGEQLRIHPNEESLKLEGNVVIVPVAGITKVVENSLNYARLIGDTVIPVYVAFDRESEKRMEEKWKEWKPDIRLVTLYSQYRSIMKPLARFIDLAEEKAAENKYTLTVLIPQFITKKRWHDILHNQSGLLLRLYLLYQKNVIVTTVPYRLKK, encoded by the coding sequence ATGAGTATTTCAATGCTCAAAAAAATTTTGATCGGAAAACCTCTCAAAACAAGTGAATTAGGGGAACAAAAGCTAAATAAATTGAAGGCTCTTGCCGTTTTATCGTCAGACGCCCTTTCATCTGTAGCCTATGGTACAGAACAAATCTTAATTGTGTTAGCGACGATAAATGTTGTTGCGTTTTGGTATTCAATCCCAATTGCGATTGGTGTATTAGTTCTTTTAACTGCTTTGATATTATCATATCGGCAAATTATCTATGCTTATCCGCACGGGGGCGGTGCCTACATCGTTTCGAGGAGCAATCTGGGGGAAAATCCCGGGCTTATTGCTGGCGGTTCGTTATTAGTAGATTATATTTTGACAGTAGCCGTAAGTGTTTCAGCTGGAACAGATGCGATTACCTCTGCGTTTCCAGGATTACACAATTTTAAGGTCATAATCGCTTGTTTATTAGTTGTTTTTATTACAATTTTAAATCTGAGAGGTGTTACTGAATCTGCTTCTGTTCTCGCTTATCCCGTATATTTATTTGTATTCGCATTATTGCTGTTAATAGGTGTGGGAACATGGAAAATAGCAACCGGTCAAGTACCGGCAGATTTACATACACCTATCGGTACGGCTGTTCCCGGTATTAGCTTATTTTTACTGCTTAGAGCTTTTTCATCTGGTTGTTCTGCCCTTACTGGAGTAGAAGCTATTTCGAATGCGGTCCCAAACTTTAAAGAACCTGCAGCAAAAAATGCTGCAAATACATTGCTCATGATGGGAGTTATCCTGGCCATTCTTTTCTCTGGCATTACGTTTCTCGCTTATTGGCTGGGAATTGTACCAAAAGCTGAAGAAACAGTTGTCTCTCAAATTGCATCAGAAATTTTTGGGAGAAACTTACTGTACTATTTTATCCAAGGAACTACGGCATTAATACTAGTTCTTGCAGCGAATACAGGTTTTTCTGCTTTTCCGCTGCTAGCTGTCAACCTGGCTTCTGATAAATATATACCGAGAATGTTTTTGATTCGTGGAGACAGGCTTGGCTATTCCAATGGAATTATCACCCTAGGAATCGCGTCCATTATGCTTATTATTGCTTTTAGAGGGGAAGTAGAACACCTCATTCCGTTGTACGCAGTTGGGGTTTTTATTCCTTTCACTCTTTCGCAATCAGGTATGATTGTGAAATGGTTAAGAGAGAAGCCAGCAGGTTGGTTATATAAACTGACTGTAAATTTAATTGGTGCTCTTATTTCCTTAACTGTCGTGATTATTTTCTTTACCACAAAGTTTTCTCAAGTATGGTCTGTACTTATTTTCTTACCGGTCATTGTTTTCGTGTTTCATCGAATTAAACACCATTACGAAGCTGTGGGAGAACAGCTCAGAATTCATCCGAATGAGGAATCTCTGAAGCTAGAAGGAAATGTTGTTATTGTTCCTGTTGCAGGGATAACAAAAGTAGTTGAAAATTCTTTGAACTATGCTCGGTTAATCGGGGACACAGTTATTCCAGTATATGTCGCTTTTGACCGAGAAAGCGAAAAACGGATGGAGGAAAAGTGGAAGGAATGGAAGCCGGATATTCGCCTGGTAACCCTTTATTCCCAATATCGAAGTATAATGAAGCCTCTTGCCCGATTTATTGATTTAGCAGAGGAAAAAGCCGCTGAAAACAAATATACTCTTACAGTTTTAATTCCTCAATTTATCACAAAGAAAAGATGGCACGATATATTGCATAATCAATCAGGCTTACTTTTAAGGTTATACCTTCTTTATCAAAAAAATGTGATTGTCACGACTGTACCATATCGATTAAAAAAATAG
- a CDS encoding acetyl-CoA C-acyltransferase gives MATVILEGVRTPFGKFRGKLADVTAKQLGTIAVKELLRRIPEAKKADGVLLAQVIQAGEGQNPARKVAVEAGVDLSVPAITLNNVCLAGLASVADAARRIALQEGQLYIVGGYDSMTNAPHIANLRKSVTLGKAEFTDTLINDGLWCSLSNELMGVLTDKKNKELGITRKEQDEFACLSQQRAFSALKESRLQEEITPVYVNEELVKEDEGIRPNTTIEGLAKLRPVFTEDGTITAGNASQMSDGASAGIVASETLAEKLGYTPLARIIGWADIAGPDTSLHLKPAQAIEKVLEKTGLSVNDIDLFEINEAFASVAIASCKKLRIPFEKVNVNGGAIAIGHPLGGTGFRLLLTLVHELRRRGGGKGIAALCGGGGQGTAVLVEVPERW, from the coding sequence ATGGCAACCGTTATTTTAGAAGGAGTCCGCACCCCATTTGGAAAGTTTAGAGGAAAACTGGCAGATGTAACAGCCAAACAGTTGGGAACCATTGCAGTCAAGGAATTGCTTCGTCGGATTCCGGAGGCAAAAAAGGCAGACGGAGTTTTGCTTGCACAGGTAATCCAGGCGGGAGAAGGACAAAATCCAGCACGAAAAGTTGCCGTAGAAGCGGGAGTAGATCTCTCGGTACCTGCGATTACGCTTAATAATGTTTGTCTTGCCGGATTGGCTTCCGTTGCGGATGCTGCTCGAAGGATTGCATTACAGGAAGGGCAGTTATACATAGTCGGGGGCTATGATTCGATGACAAACGCTCCGCATATAGCTAACTTACGAAAAAGCGTCACTCTTGGAAAAGCAGAGTTCACGGACACATTAATCAATGACGGGCTGTGGTGCTCTCTTTCAAACGAATTAATGGGTGTATTGACTGACAAGAAAAACAAAGAACTCGGAATCACTCGTAAGGAACAGGATGAATTTGCTTGCCTTTCACAGCAAAGGGCTTTTTCAGCATTAAAAGAAAGCCGTTTGCAGGAAGAAATTACTCCTGTATACGTGAATGAAGAATTGGTAAAGGAAGATGAAGGCATTCGCCCTAACACCACGATTGAAGGACTAGCTAAACTTCGTCCTGTATTTACAGAAGATGGAACGATTACTGCCGGAAACGCATCGCAAATGTCAGATGGAGCGAGTGCCGGAATTGTCGCAAGTGAGACGCTCGCTGAAAAACTTGGATACACACCGCTTGCAAGAATTATCGGTTGGGCAGATATTGCCGGTCCGGATACAAGCCTCCATTTAAAACCGGCTCAAGCAATTGAAAAAGTCCTCGAAAAGACGGGACTTTCGGTCAATGATATAGATTTGTTTGAAATAAACGAAGCATTTGCCAGTGTGGCAATTGCCAGTTGCAAAAAACTGCGGATTCCATTTGAAAAAGTGAATGTTAACGGCGGAGCGATCGCCATTGGCCATCCATTAGGAGGCACCGGTTTCCGGTTGCTCTTAACTCTTGTTCATGAATTAAGACGGCGCGGCGGCGGAAAAGGAATTGCGGCACTTTGCGGCGGGGGCGGCCAGGGAACAGCAGTCTTAGTAGAAGTTCCGGAGAGGTGGTAA
- a CDS encoding alkaline phosphatase D family protein: MVNERPLEEWIKNLSEASLQKNIDRRSFLHIAGKIAGLSLGFVIAQSIGGFEVNAAPRFRDYPFTLGVASGDPLSDSVVLWTRLAPDPLGGGGMSSQAVPVKWEVAIDEYFRKIVQRGTELAVPELGHSIHVEVHGLKPNFEYFYRFKSGNEVSPVGKTKTLPEIGTSVSSLAFAFASCQQYEHGYYTAYKHMSKEDLDLVFHLGDYIYEYGPNEYVSNTGNVRTHNSPEIITLEDYRNRYAQYRSDVNLKAAHAAFPWVVTWDDHEVENNYANVIPEKGQSVEAFIKRRAAAYQAYYEHMPLRQSSLPHGGDMQLYRNFSYGDLASFFVLDTRQYRDDQANGDGSKPHTPESLDPNRTLLGAEQEEWLLGNLGNSSSQWNVLAQQVFFSQRNYGTSTSPKFSMDSWDGYPAARQRITDFVASNNINNLIVLTGDVHASWASNLMTDYNDPNSKIIGAEFVGTSITSGGNGADKRADTDRILGLNPQIKFFNDYRGYVRCRVTPEYWQADYRVLPFVTKPGADISTRASFTYEKDQTGLKEISSTIVPEGVRISNEVEEDRNRAHGRAHERQMQRKLKNFTN; the protein is encoded by the coding sequence ATGGTTAATGAGCGGCCTTTGGAAGAATGGATTAAGAATCTCAGTGAGGCGAGTTTGCAAAAGAATATTGACCGCCGCAGTTTTCTTCATATTGCCGGTAAAATTGCGGGGCTTTCACTTGGTTTTGTCATCGCACAGTCTATAGGGGGATTTGAGGTCAATGCTGCCCCAAGATTTAGAGACTACCCTTTTACACTTGGTGTTGCTTCAGGTGATCCGCTATCAGACAGTGTGGTACTATGGACAAGATTGGCTCCAGATCCGTTGGGCGGCGGAGGAATGTCTTCCCAGGCGGTACCAGTTAAATGGGAGGTTGCTATAGATGAATATTTCCGCAAAATTGTCCAGCGCGGCACTGAATTAGCAGTGCCTGAGCTCGGTCATTCTATTCATGTGGAAGTACACGGACTAAAACCAAACTTTGAATACTTTTACCGGTTCAAAAGCGGAAATGAAGTGAGCCCCGTCGGAAAAACAAAAACACTCCCAGAAATTGGAACAAGCGTTTCCAGTCTAGCTTTCGCGTTTGCATCCTGTCAGCAGTATGAACATGGATACTATACTGCATATAAGCATATGTCCAAAGAAGATCTTGATCTCGTCTTCCACCTAGGCGATTACATATATGAATATGGACCGAATGAATATGTTTCAAACACAGGAAATGTCCGAACACACAATAGTCCAGAAATCATTACGCTTGAAGACTACCGAAACCGCTATGCCCAATATCGTTCAGATGTAAATCTGAAAGCCGCCCATGCTGCCTTCCCGTGGGTTGTGACATGGGATGATCATGAAGTCGAAAACAACTATGCGAATGTCATTCCTGAAAAAGGGCAGTCGGTTGAGGCATTTATCAAACGTCGAGCTGCTGCGTACCAGGCTTATTATGAGCACATGCCGCTCCGCCAATCATCTTTGCCACACGGCGGTGATATGCAATTATATAGGAATTTCTCTTACGGTGATTTAGCATCTTTTTTTGTTCTTGATACACGTCAATACCGTGATGACCAAGCAAATGGCGATGGAAGCAAACCGCATACGCCAGAATCTTTGGATCCGAATCGCACCCTTTTGGGAGCAGAACAGGAAGAGTGGCTTTTAGGCAATCTTGGCAATTCATCGTCACAATGGAATGTGCTGGCACAGCAAGTTTTCTTTTCACAGCGGAATTATGGAACAAGCACATCCCCAAAATTTAGTATGGATTCTTGGGACGGTTACCCGGCAGCACGTCAGCGTATTACTGATTTCGTTGCAAGCAACAATATTAATAATTTGATCGTCTTGACAGGGGATGTCCACGCAAGCTGGGCATCAAACCTGATGACGGATTATAATGATCCAAATTCTAAAATTATCGGTGCTGAATTTGTCGGAACTTCCATTACATCCGGAGGGAACGGAGCTGATAAGAGGGCAGACACCGATCGTATTTTAGGGTTGAACCCGCAAATTAAATTCTTTAACGACTATCGGGGCTATGTCCGCTGCAGGGTCACTCCAGAATACTGGCAAGCTGATTACCGTGTGCTCCCATTTGTTACAAAACCGGGTGCCGATATTTCAACAAGAGCGTCCTTTACTTATGAAAAAGATCAAACGGGACTGAAAGAAATATCGTCTACAATTGTTCCGGAAGGTGTTCGAATTTCAAATGAAGTCGAAGAAGACCGCAATCGGGCCCATGGCCGCGCCCATGAAAGACAAATGCAAAGGAAATTGAAAAACTTCACGAATTAA
- the map gene encoding type I methionyl aminopeptidase, translating into MIIKTEEDLKGLQEIGKIVGTIRDEMIQAAKPGITTKELDEFAGKLFEKFGAVSGPKGQYDFPGFTCISVNEEIAHGIPGQRVIQEGDLVNIDVSGSKNGYFADTGLSIVVGQGDSVLFNLCEVTKKAFDAGLNKIKVASRKNGIGKAVYQTARQHGFTVIKNLTGHGIGLSLHESPDHILNYYDAWDNELLKEGMVIAFEPFISTGAEEVIEKGDGWTYITKDKSFVAQIEHTIIITKDGPLIVTL; encoded by the coding sequence GTGATTATAAAAACGGAAGAAGATCTTAAAGGTCTGCAAGAGATAGGAAAAATTGTCGGAACAATACGGGATGAAATGATTCAAGCAGCAAAGCCAGGTATTACAACCAAAGAATTGGACGAATTTGCTGGAAAGCTTTTTGAGAAATTTGGAGCGGTTTCAGGACCTAAAGGTCAATATGATTTTCCAGGCTTTACTTGTATAAGCGTTAATGAAGAAATTGCCCATGGAATTCCCGGGCAGCGTGTCATTCAAGAAGGGGACTTAGTAAATATTGATGTTTCTGGTTCTAAGAATGGCTATTTTGCAGATACCGGATTATCTATAGTGGTTGGACAAGGAGATTCGGTTCTATTTAACCTTTGTGAAGTAACAAAAAAAGCCTTTGATGCAGGCTTAAATAAAATCAAAGTGGCTTCAAGAAAAAATGGTATAGGTAAAGCTGTTTATCAAACCGCCAGGCAACATGGTTTTACAGTAATTAAGAACCTTACTGGGCATGGAATAGGATTATCTTTGCACGAATCCCCTGATCATATTTTAAATTATTATGACGCATGGGATAATGAGTTGCTAAAAGAAGGCATGGTCATCGCGTTTGAACCTTTTATTTCGACAGGAGCAGAAGAAGTGATTGAAAAAGGAGACGGCTGGACATATATTACTAAAGACAAAAGTTTTGTCGCTCAAATTGAACATACAATCATCATTACAAAAGACGGCCCTTTGATTGTAACGCTTTAA
- a CDS encoding MetQ/NlpA family ABC transporter substrate-binding protein — translation MRSHKIVLLAVLLVFSLVISACSGSDQKANGSEKKVIKIGATAGPYSDQVNEGIKPYLEKKGYKVEVIEFNDYIQPNIALDKGSIDANVFQNELYMKEFAKSRNMDLVEVIKVPTAPIGIYSKKHKSIDEIKDGMTVATSNDPVNQARALIMLQQLGLITLKKGVDPTKASEKDIAKYNKKIQIKPLEPAQLPRALEDVDYSFINGNFAISSGLKLKDAVVLEKTPPHYMIGVTVRGKDKDAQFVKDIIEAYKSKEFKKLNEENEKYKGYVWPDWMK, via the coding sequence TTGAGATCTCATAAAATAGTATTGTTAGCAGTCCTTTTGGTATTTTCTTTGGTAATTTCAGCATGCTCGGGCTCGGACCAAAAGGCAAATGGTTCAGAGAAAAAGGTGATTAAAATAGGTGCTACAGCAGGGCCGTACAGCGACCAGGTTAACGAAGGCATCAAACCTTACTTAGAGAAAAAAGGATACAAGGTCGAAGTTATTGAGTTTAATGATTACATTCAGCCTAACATCGCCCTTGATAAAGGATCGATTGACGCAAACGTGTTTCAGAACGAGCTTTACATGAAGGAGTTTGCCAAATCAAGAAACATGGATCTCGTCGAGGTGATAAAAGTCCCGACAGCCCCGATCGGAATTTACTCCAAAAAGCATAAATCAATCGATGAAATCAAGGATGGAATGACTGTAGCGACATCCAATGACCCTGTAAACCAGGCGCGCGCCCTTATCATGCTTCAACAGCTTGGTTTAATTACCTTAAAAAAAGGAGTAGATCCAACAAAAGCCTCTGAAAAAGACATTGCCAAGTATAACAAAAAAATTCAAATTAAGCCGCTTGAACCGGCGCAGCTTCCAAGAGCGCTTGAAGATGTCGATTACTCTTTTATTAATGGAAACTTCGCCATTTCGTCCGGTTTAAAATTGAAAGATGCCGTTGTATTAGAAAAAACTCCGCCTCATTATATGATTGGAGTCACTGTTAGAGGGAAAGATAAAGACGCCCAATTCGTTAAAGATATTATAGAAGCCTATAAATCAAAAGAATTTAAGAAATTAAATGAAGAAAATGAAAAGTACAAAGGCTACGTTTGGCCAGACTGGATGAAATAA
- a CDS encoding AMP-binding protein, with amino-acid sequence MTANIQETFDFLNQQEPVWKPDKTLIENANIQLFMKKHSISNIEELHRKSIQNPGWFYNSVLEEFEIPWHQPYEQLLNTEKGIAFAKWFVGGKTNLHYYTIEKQIRLGRGDAIALIWEGEDGCSISYSYKELNEKVNKLASALKSLGVSKGDRIGIYLPPIPETQISLFACAKIGAVVIPVFSGYGAEAVASRLNDGEAKVLITADGFYRRGKTVKLKEEADRAIQLAPSVQRVIIVNRLNRNIALNPSKDIWYEDLIGSHSSQEPEIEFVDSDHPFMILYTSGTTGRPKGTVHTHTGFPLKSALDLYFCFDLKRTDRIFWLTDFGWMMGPWLLLGAAVLGATVILYEGSPDYPHEGRLWELIERHQVSIFGISPTLIRSLMAKDVTVPNLSSLRILGSTGEPWNPKAWYWFLEKVGNGRCPIINYSGGTEVSGGILGTYPIFPLKPCGFHGPIPGMAASVVNDRGEKVDHAVGDLTITEPFVGMTKSFWNDDKRYLDAYWSKWEGMWAHGDFAAVDRHGFWYLLGRSDDTIKVAGKRIGPSEIEAAITAHEAVKEAAAVGIPHPVKGEVPVVFAVIHEREGSHSDLEQELQAYAERSLGKALKPDKVYIVSELPYTESGKIARRVIKSSYLGEPPGDISTLKNSGALKEITERGKGIEYIG; translated from the coding sequence ATGACAGCAAATATTCAAGAAACTTTTGATTTTCTCAATCAGCAAGAGCCAGTATGGAAACCTGATAAAACACTCATTGAAAATGCAAACATCCAATTATTCATGAAAAAACACAGTATTTCCAACATCGAAGAACTTCACAGAAAGTCGATACAGAACCCGGGGTGGTTTTATAATAGCGTGCTTGAAGAGTTTGAAATCCCTTGGCATCAGCCGTATGAACAGCTTTTGAATACAGAAAAAGGCATTGCATTTGCTAAGTGGTTTGTAGGTGGAAAAACCAATCTCCATTATTACACCATTGAAAAACAGATCAGGCTTGGAAGAGGAGATGCCATTGCATTGATCTGGGAAGGTGAAGATGGTTGCTCGATATCTTATTCCTACAAAGAACTGAACGAAAAAGTAAATAAGCTGGCATCTGCTCTTAAATCCCTTGGAGTTTCTAAAGGAGACCGCATTGGGATTTACCTTCCGCCTATTCCGGAAACACAAATTTCTTTATTTGCCTGTGCAAAAATTGGTGCGGTTGTCATTCCGGTGTTTTCAGGCTACGGGGCCGAGGCCGTCGCATCAAGGCTGAACGACGGTGAAGCAAAAGTCTTGATTACAGCCGATGGTTTTTATCGCCGTGGAAAGACCGTCAAGCTGAAGGAGGAAGCTGATAGGGCAATTCAGCTAGCTCCATCGGTGCAGCGAGTCATTATTGTGAACCGTTTAAACCGAAATATTGCTTTAAATCCGAGTAAAGATATATGGTATGAGGATTTAATTGGAAGCCATTCATCCCAGGAACCAGAAATCGAATTTGTCGATTCCGATCATCCTTTCATGATTTTGTATACATCTGGGACGACCGGACGGCCGAAAGGAACAGTTCATACGCATACAGGATTTCCGTTAAAAAGCGCGCTCGATTTGTATTTTTGTTTCGATCTAAAAAGAACTGACCGCATATTCTGGTTGACAGACTTTGGCTGGATGATGGGACCGTGGCTGCTGCTCGGTGCCGCAGTGCTTGGCGCAACGGTTATCCTTTATGAAGGGAGTCCGGATTATCCTCACGAAGGGCGTTTATGGGAATTAATTGAGCGTCATCAAGTTTCGATCTTTGGGATATCTCCTACTCTCATCCGTTCACTGATGGCTAAAGATGTTACCGTACCTAATCTTTCATCTTTACGAATTCTTGGTTCGACAGGGGAACCGTGGAATCCGAAGGCTTGGTATTGGTTTTTAGAAAAAGTCGGGAACGGGCGGTGTCCAATTATTAATTATTCAGGTGGAACAGAAGTGTCTGGTGGAATATTGGGTACTTATCCAATTTTTCCGCTGAAACCATGCGGGTTCCATGGGCCAATACCGGGAATGGCTGCTAGCGTCGTCAATGACCGCGGAGAAAAAGTGGACCATGCAGTCGGGGATTTAACCATTACTGAACCGTTTGTAGGAATGACGAAATCATTCTGGAACGATGATAAGCGCTATTTAGATGCCTATTGGTCTAAGTGGGAAGGAATGTGGGCACACGGTGATTTTGCCGCAGTGGACCGACATGGATTCTGGTATTTGCTTGGACGTTCTGACGACACAATCAAGGTGGCCGGAAAACGGATCGGCCCATCAGAAATCGAAGCAGCAATTACGGCTCACGAAGCGGTAAAGGAAGCAGCAGCGGTCGGAATCCCGCACCCGGTAAAAGGTGAAGTCCCTGTTGTATTTGCTGTTATACACGAGCGTGAGGGATCACATTCTGATTTGGAACAGGAATTGCAAGCTTATGCAGAACGCTCTCTCGGGAAAGCCTTGAAGCCGGATAAAGTTTATATCGTCTCAGAGCTACCATATACAGAGAGCGGAAAAATTGCCAGAAGAGTCATCAAATCATCGTATCTTGGCGAGCCACCAGGGGATATTTCTACCCTGAAAAACAGCGGAGCGCTAAAGGAAATTACCGAAAGGGGAAAGGGAATTGAGTATATTGGCTAA
- a CDS encoding acyl-CoA dehydrogenase family protein → MAKERKQINLSEELTRPFIQNERQAKLFHEASVLADRFHTRAAEIDEEGRFPFENFRELKNSSYVSLTVPKKYGGEEISLYEFVLLQERIAQGDASTALCIGWHLGVLYDLRERQTWESAQFERICREVVQNKVLINRLATEIATGSPTRGGKPQTIAVKKNGKWIITGRKSFASMAVALDYSLVTATIEESGEVGSFLVDHRLKGVSVEENWDMLGMRGTRSDDLILDQVELPEDALVELDQLDNPNSKTSRAWLLHIPACYLGVAIAARNYAVSFAAEYQPNSLQSPIKDVPEVQRKIGEMDLELLKARNVLYSVARRWDTEPDKREGMAGELAAAKHIAVNSANVVVDLAMRIVGARSLQKSNPLQRFYRDVRTGIHNPPMDDAVISLLAKQALKNFN, encoded by the coding sequence TTGGCTAAAGAACGTAAACAAATCAATCTATCTGAGGAATTGACAAGACCGTTTATTCAAAATGAGCGCCAGGCAAAACTTTTTCATGAAGCATCGGTGCTTGCCGATCGTTTCCACACGAGGGCGGCAGAAATCGATGAAGAGGGGCGGTTTCCGTTTGAAAATTTTCGGGAATTGAAAAACTCCTCCTACGTTTCCCTTACTGTTCCAAAAAAATATGGAGGCGAAGAGATTTCGCTCTATGAGTTTGTCCTTCTGCAGGAGCGGATCGCCCAGGGCGATGCTTCCACCGCTTTATGTATTGGGTGGCACCTTGGGGTTTTATATGACCTCAGGGAAAGGCAGACATGGGAAAGCGCCCAGTTTGAACGAATATGCCGGGAAGTTGTGCAAAACAAGGTGTTGATTAACCGTTTGGCGACAGAGATTGCAACAGGAAGTCCAACGAGAGGCGGCAAACCGCAAACTATCGCAGTTAAAAAAAATGGCAAGTGGATAATTACGGGAAGAAAGTCGTTTGCGTCAATGGCAGTTGCCCTTGATTATTCATTAGTAACAGCAACGATTGAAGAATCAGGTGAGGTCGGCTCTTTTTTGGTCGATCATCGACTTAAAGGAGTCAGTGTGGAAGAAAACTGGGATATGCTTGGGATGCGCGGTACGAGAAGTGATGACCTTATCCTTGATCAGGTCGAGCTGCCTGAAGATGCGCTTGTAGAATTGGATCAATTGGATAATCCGAATTCTAAGACCTCGAGAGCGTGGCTGCTTCATATTCCGGCCTGCTATCTCGGAGTTGCAATTGCGGCCAGAAATTATGCAGTTTCGTTTGCGGCAGAATATCAGCCGAACAGCCTTCAGAGTCCAATTAAAGATGTTCCAGAGGTCCAGAGGAAAATTGGCGAAATGGATTTGGAGCTTTTAAAAGCAAGAAACGTTCTTTACTCTGTGGCACGACGCTGGGATACAGAACCTGACAAACGTGAAGGAATGGCCGGAGAATTGGCAGCAGCAAAACATATAGCAGTCAACAGCGCCAATGTGGTGGTTGATTTAGCGATGAGAATTGTAGGGGCTAGAAGCCTGCAAAAATCCAACCCGCTTCAGCGTTTTTACAGGGATGTCAGGACAGGGATTCACAATCCGCCGATGGATGATGCAGTTATTTCTTTGCTAGCAAAACAAGCATTGAAAAATTTTAATTAG